One part of the Polycyclovorans algicola TG408 genome encodes these proteins:
- a CDS encoding RimK family protein encodes MHPVMMGVVVVDRLTDWPIKVPGVEVVTGWTYLNDEAFVKPRRARVYNLCRSFSYQSIGYYVSLLASARGHAALPDVTTIQDLKLADSPRIINDEVDDLINQSLARLGSEHYSLNIYFSRCMAKRHERLARALFNLFPAPLLQVDFLWRDNRWRVDGVAALALGEVPEGHHEFLLEAASDYFLRKRAPRIKRESARYDIAILVNPNEAEPPSNAQALKRFEKAAVDLGFDVEFLDKGDYGHVAEFDALFIRETTAVNHHTYRFARRAAREGLVVLDDPLSILRAANKVFLAQVMTRQRIPQPETLIVHRGNVSQIARDLGFPCVLKQPDSQFSKGVIKVESEAELKRQTRAMLERSDLIIAQRFTPTEYDWRIGVLDGVAIYACRYFMAKDHWQIIRRDAAGEKDEGAHETLAVEDVPANVLSIAIQAAKTVGQGLYGVDLKQFGNAVTVIEVNDNPNIDFGIEDLVLKDALYQRVMGYFIKRLEARTRSG; translated from the coding sequence GTGCACCCAGTCATGATGGGCGTGGTGGTGGTCGATCGACTGACCGACTGGCCGATCAAAGTGCCGGGCGTCGAGGTCGTGACCGGCTGGACCTACCTCAATGACGAGGCGTTCGTAAAGCCGCGCCGTGCGCGGGTTTACAACCTGTGTCGCTCGTTTTCATACCAGAGCATTGGCTATTACGTGTCACTGCTGGCCAGTGCGCGTGGCCACGCAGCGCTGCCGGATGTCACCACCATCCAAGACCTGAAGCTGGCCGACAGCCCGCGCATCATCAATGACGAAGTTGACGACCTGATCAATCAATCGCTGGCGCGGCTGGGTTCGGAGCATTACTCGCTCAACATCTACTTTTCGCGGTGCATGGCCAAACGCCACGAGCGTTTGGCGCGGGCGCTGTTCAACCTGTTTCCCGCGCCGTTGCTGCAGGTCGATTTTCTCTGGCGCGACAACCGTTGGCGCGTTGATGGCGTGGCCGCGTTGGCGCTCGGCGAGGTGCCGGAGGGGCACCACGAATTTCTGCTTGAAGCGGCGTCGGATTATTTTTTGCGCAAGCGCGCGCCGCGGATCAAGCGCGAGTCGGCGCGCTATGACATCGCCATTCTGGTTAACCCCAACGAAGCCGAGCCGCCCTCCAACGCGCAGGCACTGAAGCGCTTCGAGAAGGCGGCGGTCGATCTGGGCTTTGACGTGGAGTTTCTCGACAAGGGCGACTATGGCCACGTGGCGGAGTTCGACGCCCTGTTCATCCGCGAAACCACGGCGGTGAACCACCACACCTACCGATTTGCCCGCCGCGCAGCACGCGAGGGGTTGGTGGTGCTCGACGATCCGCTGTCGATTTTGCGCGCGGCCAACAAGGTCTTTCTCGCCCAGGTGATGACCCGGCAGCGTATTCCGCAACCTGAAACGTTGATCGTCCATCGCGGCAACGTCAGTCAAATTGCCCGTGATCTGGGCTTTCCGTGCGTGCTCAAGCAGCCGGACTCTCAGTTCTCGAAAGGTGTGATCAAGGTCGAGAGCGAGGCCGAACTCAAGCGCCAAACACGCGCCATGCTCGAACGCTCGGACCTGATCATCGCCCAGCGTTTCACACCGACCGAGTACGACTGGCGCATCGGCGTGCTCGACGGCGTGGCCATCTATGCCTGCCGCTACTTCATGGCCAAGGACCATTGGCAGATCATTCGCCGCGACGCCGCCGGCGAAAAAGATGAAGGTGCCCACGAGACCCTCGCCGTCGAAGATGTGCCGGCCAACGTGTTGAGCATCGCCATCCAGGCGGCGAAGACGGTCGGGCAGGGGCTCTACGGGGTCGATCTGAAACAGTTCGGCAACGCGGTGACGGTGATCGAGGTCAACGACAACCCCAACATCGACTTTGGCATCGAAGATTTGGTGCTCAAGGACGCGCTGTACCAGCGGGTGATGGGCTACTTCATCAAGCGGCTTGAAGCGCGCACGCGCAGCGGATGA
- a CDS encoding TIGR04283 family arsenosugar biosynthesis glycosyltransferase codes for MTPLLAVIIPTLNEALTLPALLEDLRRQTGVTLEVWISDGGSDDATVSLARSAGAQVVSGAPGRGAQMNRAHARAQPSMRLFLHADSRLSRPDQLARALQAWQTAGGRGIAGHFPLRFIDAPAAHRRLFAFMEAKTRSGRPGTIHGDQGLLIHRDDFDALGGYREARPYFEDVHLSEAVFARARWRLLPDALHTSTRRFVAEGASQRYALMGLMMAAHAMGDDDFFDTSRALYPPQRNAQARSVKPFAWLLVRRTCRAPRRWPRLLRYAIQNAWQLPLVVRHWRNR; via the coding sequence ATGACACCCCTTCTCGCGGTCATCATTCCGACCCTTAATGAAGCGCTGACCCTGCCAGCGCTGCTGGAGGACCTGCGCAGGCAGACCGGCGTGACCCTGGAGGTCTGGATCAGTGACGGCGGCTCGGACGACGCCACCGTCAGTCTTGCCCGTTCCGCCGGGGCGCAGGTGGTGAGCGGAGCGCCCGGCCGCGGCGCGCAGATGAACCGCGCCCACGCCCGGGCGCAGCCCTCGATGCGGCTTTTCCTCCATGCAGACTCGCGCCTCAGCCGCCCCGACCAACTGGCCCGCGCGCTGCAGGCGTGGCAAACGGCCGGGGGGCGCGGCATCGCGGGGCACTTTCCGTTGCGCTTTATCGATGCACCAGCGGCCCACCGGCGGCTTTTTGCGTTCATGGAAGCCAAGACCCGTAGCGGTCGCCCCGGCACCATTCATGGTGACCAGGGGCTGCTGATTCACCGCGACGATTTTGACGCACTGGGTGGTTACCGAGAGGCCCGCCCCTACTTCGAAGACGTGCATCTGTCCGAGGCCGTGTTCGCCCGGGCCCGCTGGCGCCTGCTGCCGGATGCGCTGCACACCTCGACACGGCGCTTCGTCGCCGAGGGTGCCAGCCAGCGCTACGCGTTGATGGGCCTCATGATGGCCGCCCACGCGATGGGCGACGACGACTTCTTTGACACCAGTCGGGCGCTCTACCCTCCGCAAAGGAACGCGCAGGCACGGTCGGTGAAACCCTTTGCGTGGCTGCTGGTCAGACGCACATGTCGGGCGCCGAGGCGTTGGCCAAGGCTGCTCCGCTATGCAATACAGAACGCTTGGCAATTGCCCCTTGTGGTACGGCACTGGCGCAACCGATAG